One genomic window of Dehalococcoidia bacterium includes the following:
- a CDS encoding zinc ribbon domain-containing protein, which produces MSERAAHVDIPVFSDRLDEIMAAMIEGKIPNVGRFCGHCYTPVSKSAKACAHCGTSTRDYPPVEKIPSAFFDLYRRMRKRESLIVNSFAFAGLGIGLLLFILLAGLAVYRYEQSLWMLAGATAVFIVGGRIFAGLLGGWIGDSIGYDFAHRRLVNEWHDYERERDSGRSTSVQARAEAR; this is translated from the coding sequence ATGAGCGAGCGCGCCGCCCACGTCGACATCCCCGTGTTCTCCGATCGCCTCGACGAGATCATGGCGGCGATGATCGAGGGCAAGATTCCCAACGTCGGACGGTTCTGCGGCCACTGCTACACGCCCGTCAGCAAGAGCGCCAAGGCGTGCGCGCACTGCGGCACGAGCACACGCGACTACCCGCCGGTGGAGAAAATCCCTTCGGCGTTCTTCGACCTCTACCGGCGGATGCGCAAACGCGAGTCGCTGATCGTCAATTCGTTTGCCTTCGCCGGTCTCGGCATCGGATTACTGCTCTTCATCCTCCTCGCCGGCCTCGCCGTCTACCGCTACGAGCAGTCGCTGTGGATGCTCGCCGGCGCCACCGCTGTGTTCATCGTAGGCGGGCGCATCTTCGCCGGCCTGCTCGGCGGCTGGATCGGCGATTCGATCGGATACGACTTCGCGCATCGCCGGCTCGTCAACGAATGGCACGACTACGAGCGCGAGCGTGACAGCGGCCGATCGACGTCCGTGCAGGCCCGCGCCGAGGCGCGCTAA
- a CDS encoding ATP-binding protein, whose protein sequence is MDILSEHPAGLVIGTEDAFALDFWVWTYPERYLQLDDVVTVPIELPDGKRVEIHGIVDKVRSRFEGARFDSDSQLANDEIMPVDIANAAHVAVTRVDPEIFVAPFPGARVFVSTGATRDKALYFDKMREAGTAFCAGFARDGQPIYGNLEFLDGTRGAHMNISGISGVATKTSYALFLLYSLLHSDVLGRDAANTKAIIFNVKGEDLLFLDKPNRKLDDDARSRYAAMGLDAGPFQSVVIWSPARKEAFHPSSNTRPDAKPYAWSLDEFCRSRMIGFLFAEADSETSRLSSVIRMVERWLADANVVGPPDANGFIDVLGQTVRDFNDLVLAIDTNIEAAAHGEAGGSQQAFMRRLWDAVYTTGHLIRAIPPDEVNDKTIRILDGGNAGENKQAIVIDINDLHDRAKRFVVGSVVRRLVEQKEGRPRPLVFLVLDELNKYAPREGWSPIKEVILDIAERGRSLGVILVGAQQTASEIERRVTANASFRVAGRLDSAEASRGEYGFLTDAARARASILKPGTMFVHQPEIPVPLLTQFPFPSWATRQNEVDDTAAPAPGLRGRMQ, encoded by the coding sequence GTGGACATTCTGAGCGAGCACCCGGCCGGCCTCGTGATCGGCACCGAAGACGCGTTCGCGCTCGACTTCTGGGTCTGGACGTACCCCGAGCGCTACCTGCAGCTCGACGACGTCGTCACCGTGCCGATCGAACTGCCCGATGGCAAGCGCGTGGAGATTCACGGCATCGTCGACAAGGTGCGCTCGCGCTTCGAGGGCGCGCGCTTCGATTCAGACTCGCAACTCGCGAACGACGAGATCATGCCCGTCGACATCGCCAACGCGGCACACGTCGCCGTGACGCGCGTCGACCCCGAGATCTTCGTCGCTCCGTTCCCCGGCGCCCGCGTGTTCGTGAGCACCGGCGCGACGCGCGACAAGGCGCTCTACTTCGACAAGATGCGCGAAGCCGGAACCGCGTTCTGCGCCGGCTTCGCCCGCGACGGCCAGCCGATCTACGGCAACCTCGAGTTCCTCGATGGCACGCGCGGCGCCCACATGAACATCAGCGGCATCAGCGGCGTCGCGACGAAGACAAGCTACGCGCTGTTCCTGCTGTACTCGCTGCTGCACTCCGACGTACTAGGACGCGACGCCGCGAACACCAAGGCCATCATCTTCAACGTCAAGGGCGAAGATCTGCTCTTCCTCGACAAACCCAACCGCAAGCTCGATGACGACGCCCGCTCGCGCTACGCCGCCATGGGTCTCGATGCCGGGCCCTTCCAGAGCGTCGTGATCTGGTCGCCGGCCCGAAAAGAGGCGTTCCATCCCTCTTCGAACACGCGGCCGGACGCAAAGCCCTACGCGTGGTCGCTCGACGAGTTCTGCCGCTCGCGCATGATCGGTTTCCTCTTCGCGGAAGCCGACAGCGAGACCAGCCGCCTGTCGTCCGTCATCCGCATGGTCGAGCGCTGGCTCGCCGACGCGAACGTCGTCGGCCCGCCCGATGCCAACGGCTTCATCGACGTGCTCGGGCAGACCGTGCGCGACTTCAACGACCTCGTCCTCGCGATCGACACGAACATCGAAGCAGCCGCACACGGCGAGGCGGGCGGCTCGCAGCAAGCATTCATGCGCCGCCTGTGGGACGCCGTCTACACGACGGGCCATCTGATCCGCGCGATCCCGCCCGACGAAGTGAACGACAAGACGATCCGCATCCTCGATGGCGGCAACGCCGGCGAGAACAAGCAGGCGATCGTCATCGACATCAACGATCTGCACGATCGCGCGAAGCGCTTCGTCGTCGGCTCGGTAGTGCGGCGGCTTGTCGAGCAGAAGGAAGGGCGCCCGCGCCCGCTCGTCTTCCTGGTCCTCGACGAACTGAACAAGTACGCGCCGCGCGAAGGTTGGAGCCCGATCAAGGAAGTGATCCTGGACATCGCCGAGCGTGGGCGCTCCCTGGGCGTGATCCTCGTCGGCGCCCAGCAGACCGCCAGCGAGATCGAGCGACGCGTCACGGCGAACGCATCGTTCCGCGTCGCCGGCAGGCTCGATTCGGCGGAAGCGTCCCGTGGCGAGTATGGCTTCCTGACCGATGCGGCGCGCGCCCGCGCTTCGATCCTCAAGCCGGGCACCATGTTCGTGCACCAGCCGGAGATTCCCGTACCGCTCCTGACGCAGTTCCCCTTCCCGTCGTGGGCAACGCGCCAGAATGAAGTAGACGACACCGCAGCACCGGCGCCGGGGCTGCGCGGCAGGATGCAGTAG
- a CDS encoding mismatch-specific DNA-glycosylase has translation MSPLPDYLRNGLDLVFVGINPGLRSEATGHHYAGPGNHFWPLLFESGFVTEPLTYEQDERVLEWNIGLTNMVARASRSLTDLTLDELRAGAAILREKLLAARPGIVCFNGKRIYEVFAAHPTRFGLQDETLDGIRLFVMPSTSARTASYQRADKLKFFLELRALVPQQQTKAKAAS, from the coding sequence GTGAGTCCGCTCCCCGATTACCTTCGCAACGGCCTCGACCTCGTGTTCGTAGGCATCAACCCCGGGCTCCGTTCCGAGGCGACGGGCCATCATTACGCCGGCCCGGGCAACCACTTCTGGCCGTTGTTATTCGAATCCGGCTTCGTGACCGAGCCGCTGACCTACGAACAGGATGAGCGCGTGCTCGAATGGAACATCGGCCTTACGAACATGGTCGCGCGCGCCTCGCGCTCGCTCACGGACCTGACGCTCGATGAGTTGCGGGCCGGCGCGGCGATCCTGCGCGAGAAGTTGCTCGCCGCACGCCCCGGCATCGTCTGCTTCAACGGCAAGCGCATCTACGAAGTGTTCGCCGCGCATCCAACCAGATTCGGGCTGCAGGACGAAACGCTCGATGGCATCCGCCTGTTCGTCATGCCATCGACCAGTGCGCGCACGGCGTCGTACCAGCGCGCCGACAAGTTGAAGTTCTTCCTCGAACTGCGCGCGCTCGTCCCGCAGCAGCAGACGAAGGCGAAGGCGGCATCATGA
- a CDS encoding site-specific integrase, with protein sequence MAKRANGDGSIYQRKSDGRWSASISLPNGRRKHFLGKDRDEVVRKQRAALKGQDDGLPIVSERQTVAQYLKRWLAGAKPTIRERTWVRYEQYVRLHLEPKLGKLSLTKLSPQHLQNLYADRLEAGLSPTTVHHLHATIHRALEQAVKWGLVARNVADLVDPPRIARHEIRTLSPEEANGLIDAARGDRLEALYIVALTTGLREGELLGLRWRDVDLDAGGVEVRGSLQRVPSGFIIAEPKTSKSRRRVGLTEDAIAALRRHRTRQSEERLRLGPAWEKTHDLVFTDESGKPIDATKFLRNSFAPLLKRAGLPPMRFHDLRHTAATLLLGRGIHPKIVSEMLGHSQIAITLDLYSHVTPTMQREATEAMQAIFSR encoded by the coding sequence ATGGCTAAGCGAGCAAACGGCGACGGTTCCATCTACCAGCGTAAGAGCGATGGGCGCTGGTCAGCATCGATCTCGTTGCCCAACGGGAGACGAAAGCACTTTCTTGGCAAGGATCGCGACGAAGTCGTCCGTAAACAGCGAGCGGCGTTGAAGGGCCAGGACGATGGCTTACCCATCGTCAGCGAGCGGCAAACCGTCGCGCAGTACCTCAAGCGATGGCTCGCCGGCGCCAAGCCGACGATCCGAGAACGGACGTGGGTGCGGTACGAGCAGTACGTTCGGCTTCATCTCGAGCCGAAGTTGGGGAAGCTCTCCCTGACGAAACTCTCCCCTCAACACCTACAGAATCTGTACGCGGACCGGCTGGAAGCCGGTCTGAGCCCAACGACGGTCCATCACCTTCACGCGACGATCCACCGGGCACTCGAACAAGCGGTGAAGTGGGGGCTGGTGGCGCGCAACGTCGCCGACCTCGTTGACCCACCGCGCATCGCACGACACGAGATCCGCACGCTGTCTCCTGAAGAGGCCAATGGTCTTATCGATGCAGCGCGCGGCGATCGCCTGGAAGCCCTCTACATCGTCGCCCTCACCACCGGCCTTCGCGAGGGCGAGCTGCTTGGACTGCGGTGGCGTGACGTCGATCTGGATGCGGGAGGCGTTGAGGTACGTGGCAGCCTGCAGCGTGTACCGAGCGGATTCATCATCGCGGAGCCCAAGACCAGCAAGTCTCGACGTCGCGTAGGCCTGACAGAAGATGCGATCGCGGCGTTACGCCGGCACCGAACCCGCCAGTCGGAGGAGCGCTTGCGGCTAGGCCCGGCCTGGGAGAAAACGCACGACCTGGTCTTCACGGACGAGTCAGGTAAGCCAATTGATGCGACGAAGTTCCTGCGGAACTCGTTCGCCCCCCTGCTCAAGCGCGCGGGCTTGCCGCCGATGCGCTTCCATGACCTCCGTCACACCGCGGCGACTCTTCTACTCGGGCGCGGCATCCACCCGAAGATCGTCTCCGAGATGCTCGGCCACAGCCAGATCGCGATCACGCTCGACCTCTACAGCCACGTCACGCCGACCATGCAGCGCGAGGCGACCGAGGCGATGCAGGCGATTTTCAGTCGATGA
- a CDS encoding exonuclease SbcCD subunit D, whose product MRLLHTSDWHLGRKIRRESRQPECERVLAEVTRIVRDESIDVVVIAGDTFDSLSPGAEAERLAYETLGEIVRDGAQVVMIAGNHDSPHHMDALTSILRMVGVHTVGSVPEQAEDAIIAVPSRNRSETATFAALPWVPERIALQFETLFEGADNARTEYRQVMEALIPRCFSRFSDDTINVFVGHMLIDGSEIGEGGGERKLHIGHNFAVNAGCIPATAHYVALGHVHKRQAIVAQSPTFYAGSLLQLDFGEGGQKKYVNVVDAKPRQPADIRPIEITGGRGLQTVTLDFDDLTSHAGKYGDDYLRVIVRADRPLPSLFEQVREVLPNALDVAFERTDESAQTASDASKHGLAPYELLARYYRERHSAEAPEALIALFNELYEAEAGHAPA is encoded by the coding sequence GTGCGCCTGCTGCATACCAGCGACTGGCACCTGGGACGGAAGATTCGCCGCGAGTCGCGACAGCCGGAGTGCGAGCGCGTCCTCGCCGAAGTCACGCGCATCGTCCGCGACGAAAGCATCGACGTCGTCGTGATCGCCGGCGATACGTTCGACTCGCTGTCGCCGGGCGCCGAAGCCGAGCGGCTCGCCTACGAAACGCTCGGCGAGATCGTCCGCGATGGCGCCCAGGTCGTGATGATCGCCGGCAACCACGACTCGCCGCATCACATGGATGCCCTGACCTCGATCCTGCGCATGGTCGGCGTGCACACCGTCGGCTCCGTGCCGGAGCAGGCGGAGGACGCCATCATCGCGGTACCGTCGCGCAACCGCAGCGAGACCGCGACGTTCGCCGCCCTGCCGTGGGTGCCCGAGCGCATCGCGCTCCAGTTCGAGACACTCTTCGAGGGCGCGGACAACGCCCGGACGGAATACCGGCAGGTGATGGAAGCGCTGATCCCGCGCTGCTTCTCGCGATTCTCCGACGACACCATCAACGTCTTCGTCGGCCACATGCTGATCGATGGCAGCGAGATCGGCGAAGGCGGCGGCGAGCGCAAACTGCACATTGGCCACAACTTCGCCGTAAACGCCGGTTGCATCCCTGCCACGGCGCACTATGTCGCGCTCGGTCACGTACACAAACGCCAGGCCATCGTCGCTCAGTCCCCTACCTTCTACGCTGGCTCGCTGCTCCAACTCGATTTCGGCGAGGGCGGACAGAAAAAGTACGTGAATGTTGTCGATGCGAAACCGCGCCAGCCGGCCGACATCCGCCCGATCGAGATCACCGGCGGCCGCGGATTGCAGACCGTCACGCTCGACTTCGACGACCTCACGTCGCACGCCGGCAAGTACGGCGACGACTATCTGCGCGTGATCGTGCGCGCCGACCGGCCGCTGCCGTCACTCTTCGAACAGGTCCGCGAAGTGCTGCCCAACGCGCTCGACGTCGCCTTCGAGCGCACCGATGAGTCCGCGCAGACGGCGTCGGACGCATCCAAGCACGGACTGGCGCCGTACGAACTGCTGGCGCGCTACTATCGCGAACGCCACAGCGCAGAGGCGCCGGAAGCGCTGATCGCCCTCTTCAACGAACTCTACGAAGCGGAAGCCGGCCATGCGCCCGCGTAA
- a CDS encoding 16S rRNA (uracil(1498)-N(3))-methyltransferase, producing the protein MTRRFYSDHGAADAGGRIEIGGALAHRLSKVLRMRSGEEIILFDGATGDLRLRIDEINDRRLTATVLERIESPPEARVKVNLYQSITKGDRFEWLLEKATEIGVTRFAPLLTARSVVKPEAGANRAERWRRIVVEAAEQSGRGAVPDIEAPQGFADALASAPGVLLLPYEAADERTPSVQAALDAEVDALFALAEVSIFIGPEGGYEDAEVQAARDAGATIVTMGRRVLRSETAGLIAATLVMQAAGELG; encoded by the coding sequence GTGACGCGGCGATTCTACAGCGACCACGGCGCAGCAGATGCCGGCGGACGCATCGAAATAGGCGGAGCACTCGCGCACCGTCTCTCGAAGGTGCTGCGCATGCGCTCCGGCGAGGAGATCATCCTGTTCGACGGCGCCACCGGAGACCTGCGCCTGCGCATCGACGAGATCAACGACCGGCGCCTGACCGCCACCGTGCTGGAGCGCATCGAAAGCCCGCCCGAAGCGCGCGTGAAGGTCAACCTCTATCAATCGATTACCAAGGGCGACCGCTTCGAATGGCTGCTGGAGAAGGCGACGGAGATCGGCGTGACGCGTTTCGCGCCGCTGCTGACCGCGCGCTCGGTGGTGAAGCCGGAGGCAGGGGCCAACCGCGCCGAGCGCTGGCGGCGCATCGTCGTCGAGGCGGCCGAACAGAGCGGCCGCGGCGCGGTGCCCGACATCGAAGCGCCGCAGGGATTCGCCGATGCCCTCGCGAGCGCGCCGGGCGTGCTGTTGCTCCCGTACGAAGCCGCCGACGAGCGCACCCCGAGCGTGCAAGCGGCGCTCGACGCCGAGGTCGATGCGCTATTCGCGCTGGCCGAAGTCAGCATATTCATCGGCCCGGAGGGCGGCTACGAGGACGCAGAAGTGCAGGCAGCGCGCGACGCCGGCGCGACGATCGTCACCATGGGACGCCGCGTCCTGCGCTCCGAGACGGCAGGATTGATCGCAGCGACGCTCGTGATGCAAGCAGCCGGAGAACTTGGTTGA
- a CDS encoding helix-turn-helix transcriptional regulator, which translates to MTRIQVRVYVRQDFLATELARRNISLQGLARGLKVSPGYVSQLLRGTRCPSPEVRERLQRLLRIEDFDRLFRLEEG; encoded by the coding sequence ATGACGCGTATTCAGGTGAGGGTCTACGTCCGGCAGGACTTCCTGGCCACTGAGTTGGCCCGGCGAAACATCTCCCTCCAAGGGCTGGCCCGCGGACTCAAGGTCTCGCCGGGGTACGTCTCACAGCTCCTACGAGGGACGCGGTGCCCTTCTCCGGAGGTACGCGAGCGGCTCCAGAGGCTGCTCCGCATCGAGGACTTCGACCGGCTCTTCCGGCTGGAGGAGG
- the prmA gene encoding 50S ribosomal protein L11 methyltransferase — protein MRYVEIVARVAPGDAEAVCDALRDVTGADVWIERRFSQDDLETDARIDVASPAVVHAYASAGGADSVARSALAAMTRASISAAISTCMVDEEDWAESWKEHFHVERFGDRIVVVPSWRTYDVQPDDVVVTLDPGMAFGTGQHETTRMCLEALERAVRPGARVLDVGCGSGILAIAAAKLGASDVLAADVDENCVRIARENARKNAVDPVTRVDEGSLAAAWPFDTDAHGFDVVVANIIARAIVELAPSLVAALAPAGRLIVSGVITARERETCAALEAAGARIDAVRAMAEWRCIEATRA, from the coding sequence GTGCGGTACGTCGAGATCGTCGCGCGCGTGGCGCCGGGCGATGCCGAGGCCGTCTGCGATGCTCTGCGCGACGTGACGGGCGCCGACGTTTGGATCGAGCGCCGCTTCTCGCAGGATGACCTTGAAACGGACGCGCGCATCGATGTCGCGTCGCCGGCGGTCGTACACGCATACGCGTCCGCCGGAGGCGCCGACAGCGTCGCCCGAAGCGCGCTCGCAGCGATGACGCGCGCGAGCATTAGCGCCGCGATCTCGACGTGCATGGTTGATGAGGAAGACTGGGCGGAGTCGTGGAAGGAGCACTTCCACGTCGAACGCTTCGGCGATCGGATCGTCGTCGTGCCTTCCTGGCGTACGTACGACGTCCAACCGGACGATGTCGTCGTCACCCTCGACCCGGGCATGGCGTTCGGCACGGGCCAGCATGAGACCACGCGCATGTGTCTCGAAGCGTTGGAGCGCGCGGTGAGGCCGGGCGCGCGCGTGCTCGATGTCGGCTGCGGATCAGGCATCCTGGCCATCGCCGCTGCGAAACTCGGCGCGTCCGACGTGCTCGCTGCCGACGTCGACGAGAACTGCGTGCGCATCGCGCGTGAGAATGCGCGCAAGAACGCCGTCGACCCGGTCACGCGTGTGGACGAGGGTAGCCTGGCCGCTGCCTGGCCGTTCGACACAGATGCGCACGGCTTCGACGTTGTCGTCGCGAATATCATCGCACGCGCCATCGTCGAGTTGGCGCCGTCGCTCGTTGCCGCGCTCGCGCCCGCTGGCCGGCTGATCGTGTCGGGCGTCATCACAGCGCGCGAACGCGAAACGTGCGCTGCGCTCGAAGCGGCAGGCGCCCGCATCGACGCTGTGCGCGCCATGGCAGAGTGGCGCTGCATCGAGGCAACACGCGCGTGA
- a CDS encoding alpha/beta hydrolase yields the protein MPAFDSNGVQINYTVDGDGPAIVLVHGFASSLQGNWRAPGIIDALVNDGRMAVALDCRGHGRSGKPHDSEAYGESKMPDDVIALMDLLDIDTADLMGYSMGGFIASALMVNHPERFRSVILAGVGDAVLNRSGVAMSERAAAIASALEAPPGAASENDTARGFRIFAERTGNNLGALAALQKSRSRHSFDASKLGETTLPVMVLIGEDDTLVGSGDKLTASIPGATLVKVPGDHLTAVGAPELKRATLDFLTKHSPVASASS from the coding sequence ATGCCGGCGTTCGACTCCAACGGCGTACAGATCAACTACACCGTCGACGGTGACGGCCCCGCGATCGTGCTCGTGCATGGGTTCGCCAGCAGCCTGCAAGGCAACTGGCGCGCTCCCGGCATCATCGATGCGCTCGTCAACGACGGCCGCATGGCCGTCGCGCTCGACTGCCGCGGACACGGCCGCAGCGGCAAGCCGCATGACTCCGAGGCCTATGGCGAGTCAAAGATGCCCGATGACGTCATCGCCCTCATGGACCTGCTGGACATCGACACGGCAGACCTCATGGGCTACTCGATGGGCGGCTTCATCGCCTCCGCGCTCATGGTCAACCATCCCGAACGCTTCCGCAGCGTGATCCTCGCCGGCGTCGGCGATGCTGTGCTCAACCGCTCCGGCGTCGCGATGAGCGAACGCGCCGCCGCGATCGCTTCAGCGTTGGAAGCGCCGCCCGGCGCAGCTTCCGAGAATGACACGGCACGCGGATTCCGCATCTTCGCAGAGCGCACCGGCAACAACCTCGGTGCGCTCGCGGCGCTCCAGAAGTCGCGCTCTCGCCACAGCTTCGACGCGTCGAAGCTCGGCGAAACGACACTGCCCGTGATGGTGCTGATCGGCGAAGACGACACGCTCGTCGGCTCCGGCGACAAACTCACCGCATCGATCCCCGGCGCAACGCTGGTGAAGGTCCCTGGCGATCACCTCACCGCCGTCGGCGCCCCCGAACTCAAACGCGCCACCCTCGACTTCCTCACCAAACATTCACCCGTCGCATCCGCGTCATCCTGA
- a CDS encoding SMC family ATPase, whose protein sequence is MRPRNLKLSGFTCFREPVEIDFRGMDVFVIAGPTGAGKTTIVDAICYALFGKVPRGTTVRDLIARDATEMKVQLEFDSGGRTFRVHRGVNVARTTNRKTGAEQVSRGPSPVQFERHVGGDEWEPLEDRVERIDAAIEGVVGLDFDSFTKCVLLPQGRFAEFLTGKPEERRKILIDLLDLGIYQAIMQEANRRAGTLAPQIAERERRLAEDYADATEERLAATREQFAAAKPLLDTEHQRRDALQRATEHTSAFLMARRQQKTHEDAHDAKTRELQVAEITAKDAETTLVALTDALAAAEAELARTTYDGTLHAALVRAESCARQVARARTAAESALAAASDRSTLEAAEVAASDAQAKHAAAREAIAAAEDVLREAQRADAAAHLRSGLKPGDPCPVCGGVIGKLPKAEKPALAATERAVKDARAAESSANTAASKAAAVFARAQEAFDGATHAAVIAQAEWDRSEEELRGALPGGESADITHITKRLADQEQARASHDDLSSNLERVRAALHEHHQQAAGSGRAIAALKAELSQVAASIASDRTEGDDALAQLKQIASTWQWGDVIELIDAKTSPADLLKDMLATSQRETEDLARRIATLDAAAQAIEKAIGKAADLRDELTGMKERHQLCRDLAVLLQANHFQQFVIVEAMQVLAEAATEHLRTLFDRFGIRVDGGEFAVVDHWHAEQVRPAKTLSGGETFVASLALALALAERLPQLRSAAASSLESLILDEGFGTLDTETLETVIEALEGLRSEERMVGVITHVPELTHRIEHRIMVRKSPAGSTVEVGGAVA, encoded by the coding sequence ATGCGCCCGCGTAACCTCAAGCTCTCCGGATTCACCTGCTTCCGCGAACCCGTCGAGATCGACTTCCGAGGCATGGACGTCTTCGTCATCGCCGGCCCGACGGGCGCCGGCAAGACGACCATCGTCGACGCCATCTGCTACGCGCTCTTCGGCAAGGTCCCGCGCGGCACGACCGTGCGCGATCTCATCGCCCGCGACGCAACCGAGATGAAGGTGCAGCTCGAGTTCGATTCCGGCGGCCGCACGTTCCGCGTGCATCGAGGCGTCAACGTCGCTCGCACCACCAACAGGAAGACCGGCGCCGAACAGGTATCGCGCGGCCCGTCGCCGGTGCAGTTCGAACGCCACGTCGGCGGTGACGAGTGGGAGCCGCTCGAAGACCGCGTCGAACGCATCGACGCGGCGATCGAAGGCGTCGTCGGCCTCGACTTCGACAGCTTCACGAAGTGCGTCCTGCTGCCCCAGGGCCGTTTCGCCGAATTCCTCACGGGGAAGCCCGAAGAGCGGCGCAAGATCCTCATCGACCTGCTCGATCTGGGCATCTACCAGGCGATCATGCAGGAGGCGAACAGGCGCGCCGGGACGCTCGCACCGCAGATCGCCGAGCGCGAACGGCGGCTTGCCGAAGACTACGCCGATGCCACCGAAGAACGGCTGGCCGCGACGCGCGAACAGTTCGCGGCCGCCAAGCCGCTCCTCGATACGGAACACCAGCGCCGCGACGCGCTGCAACGCGCGACCGAGCACACGTCCGCCTTCCTCATGGCGCGGCGCCAGCAAAAGACGCACGAAGATGCGCACGACGCAAAGACCCGCGAGTTACAGGTCGCAGAAATCACCGCGAAGGATGCCGAGACGACGCTCGTCGCGCTCACGGACGCGCTTGCGGCTGCCGAAGCGGAGCTTGCGCGCACCACGTACGACGGAACGCTCCACGCCGCGCTCGTCCGCGCCGAGTCCTGCGCGCGACAGGTAGCACGCGCGCGCACCGCCGCCGAATCTGCACTCGCCGCCGCGTCGGACCGAAGCACGCTCGAAGCTGCGGAGGTCGCTGCGTCCGACGCCCAGGCGAAGCACGCCGCAGCCCGCGAAGCCATCGCGGCGGCAGAAGATGTGCTGCGGGAAGCGCAACGAGCCGACGCGGCGGCGCATTTGCGCAGCGGGCTCAAGCCCGGCGACCCATGCCCCGTGTGCGGCGGCGTCATCGGCAAGTTGCCAAAGGCCGAAAAACCAGCGCTGGCCGCCACAGAGCGAGCAGTCAAGGACGCCCGGGCCGCCGAATCCTCTGCAAACACCGCAGCGTCGAAGGCCGCCGCGGTGTTCGCGCGCGCACAGGAAGCGTTCGACGGCGCGACGCACGCGGCGGTCATCGCACAGGCAGAGTGGGATCGGTCGGAGGAGGAGTTGCGCGGCGCCCTACCCGGCGGCGAATCCGCGGACATCACGCACATCACGAAACGACTCGCCGACCAGGAGCAGGCCCGCGCCTCGCACGATGATCTCTCGTCGAACCTCGAACGCGTGCGCGCCGCGCTGCACGAGCATCACCAGCAGGCGGCGGGCAGCGGCCGCGCAATCGCCGCATTGAAGGCGGAGCTGTCGCAGGTCGCGGCGTCGATCGCGAGCGATCGAACAGAGGGCGACGACGCACTCGCGCAACTCAAGCAGATCGCGTCCACATGGCAGTGGGGCGACGTGATCGAACTCATCGACGCGAAGACCTCGCCCGCCGACCTTCTCAAGGACATGCTCGCGACCTCGCAGCGCGAGACCGAAGATCTCGCCCGTCGCATCGCCACTCTCGATGCGGCGGCACAGGCCATCGAAAAGGCGATCGGGAAGGCCGCAGACCTGCGCGACGAGCTGACTGGCATGAAGGAACGACACCAGCTCTGCCGCGACCTCGCCGTGCTCCTCCAGGCGAACCACTTCCAGCAATTCGTCATCGTCGAAGCCATGCAGGTGCTCGCCGAAGCGGCGACGGAACACCTGCGCACCCTCTTCGACCGCTTCGGCATCCGCGTCGATGGCGGAGAGTTCGCCGTCGTCGATCACTGGCACGCGGAACAGGTGCGCCCCGCGAAGACGCTCAGCGGCGGCGAAACATTCGTCGCGTCGCTCGCGCTTGCCCTCGCGCTCGCCGAACGCCTGCCTCAACTGCGCAGCGCCGCCGCATCCTCGCTCGAGAGCCTGATCCTCGACGAAGGCTTCGGCACGCTCGACACGGAGACGCTGGAGACCGTGATCGAGGCGCTCGAAGGCCTCCGCAGCGAGGAGCGCATGGTGGGCGTCATCACCCACGTCCCCGAACTCACCCACCGCATCGAGCACCGCATCATGGTGCGCAAGTCACCGGCCGGCAGCACCGTCGAGGTCGGCGGCGCCGTCGCGTGA
- a CDS encoding helix-turn-helix transcriptional regulator, protein MTDIGDLLKELRLLKRLTIRDAAQAANVSNAYLSQIETGKKGAPSAKHLRRLAEVYGVPARELFEIAGYLDEPEIHESEDDQINRAFDFVMADSRFAAGTRIKQGLTLDAKRYIVETYEKVTGARLLGLK, encoded by the coding sequence ATGACTGATATCGGCGACCTCCTAAAGGAACTCCGGCTCCTGAAACGACTAACCATTCGGGACGCGGCCCAAGCGGCCAACGTCAGCAACGCGTACCTCTCGCAGATCGAGACAGGGAAGAAGGGCGCCCCGAGCGCGAAGCATCTGCGGCGTCTGGCAGAGGTCTACGGAGTGCCAGCTCGGGAACTGTTTGAGATCGCCGGCTACCTGGACGAGCCCGAGATCCATGAATCGGAGGACGACCAGATCAACAGGGCCTTCGACTTCGTCATGGCGGACAGCCGGTTCGCTGCGGGGACACGCATCAAGCAAGGACTCACGCTCGATGCGAAGCGGTACATCGTCGAGACCTATGAGAAGGTCACCGGAGCAAGACTGCTGGGGTTGAAATGA